The Sesamum indicum cultivar Zhongzhi No. 13 linkage group LG6, S_indicum_v1.0, whole genome shotgun sequence genomic interval ATCTCTTCTTGGGCCAAATACTTTTGGACTATACCCATcgtatataaattcaaaaagattATTGTTAGGGgtttgaaattcattattcCAAATCCATTCATCTAAGTGCACCTTAGTACAAGCATCACccttttaatataaaatcaagaaaacgtTAAGATTAGATTGATTACACTAATATTTCCtactttttacaaaattaggAATACACCACTTTAAGTTGtgattgtttttataaatacacccTCAAAGTAAATTACGTCAACACCTTTGgaaagtgtatttataattttgcaaaagttacgaaatattttgaataattgaatACAATCTTCGAGGTTTTGACTTAATTCACCCTAAAACTAAAGCATTCCATCTGACAAAAATTGCGAGAACCTTAATGCTTTCCATTTGTTGTCGGTTTATGTGACAATAATTACTCTCGTAACATAATTCATGTGATGTTCAAATCagtgtataatttaaagattCATATTACATTGTTATGTAGATGCATGATTCAACCGTTGGCAGGCATTAGAATCAAAGTTGCAAATATGATGCTTTGGTGCTAAAAACTTTTATACTATTACAGTCAACAATAAATTTTGGCAAGTGGCAATAACTCCTTCAGTACTTGTCTAAGTCACATATATGAAGCAAAAGCATGGATTTGACAGGACCAGAACATAAGAGATCGATTGCTTAGCTGCATATaattaacagaaaatgaaCTCTGGTATTTCTATTGCCCAAGACATAGCTTTCCATGACAATGAAAGTTCCTCCAGCAAGGCTATGTAAGTTAGCATTGCGCCTGTCTGATGCTCTCCAAAAAGTAAAGACCAGACACACAGTCACACAGACAAGCAAAAGGTTTGCTGAATTTGAACCCCCAgacaaaacatgaaaaacatGCAATCTGAATTAGCCTTTAACTCCAGAGTTAGAACCTACTAAAGAGCTTAGATGAGATGcaaaacataaatttgaaGCATTATTGGCTTCAGCTGAGCAGAttggtaaaataaaatgaaaagactCCAAATTGAAGAGCAGCCATAACTGTTACAATTTTTAAGTGTAGTGCTCTAAAGAACAAAAATCGAGTGTAAACCCATATAATATACCTGCTTCGTCAAGAGAATGCAACAAAATCATACATATGCAGGATCAAGAGCCAAAAACTTGATCTCTATATCTAGAGAACCGGAACACCTAGGTACAACTTCCGTGCAAAGAAATACAGTCCAAGTTATACTGCAACTGGCAATTTTATAAGGTAAGATAAGAATGGATAACAGAAAGGTTAGATTGGGAAGAGAAGAAAGCGTGATGTCTCACTCATCATCATCCTCCTCGTCCTCATCATCATTTCCAGCTCCTGAATTCAGAGCATTTAACCTCTATCAATTTGGCCTTCCTCTCCTCGTAAGTTAGCTTCTTAAGGTTGTTTCTGCAAAAGCAAGGCAACAAACAAATCAAGATTTACACTAATATAGAGAAACAGACAAATGAATCAAAATGTAACaactttttcaacaatataagCACAGATTACTTGAATTTGATTTCTAACTGAAGGTATAACTTAGGTGCATAAGGTGGGATTCCTATGATGGAAAACTCCCACCTAAAATGGAAAAGATACACacagaaaaacacacacacacacgcacacacactctAAGGCATCATCTGGGCAATGAGTTCACAAAGGATAGAAGCTCCTATTTGGACAAGAATGTCTCACCTCTTGTGCTCCTTTGGTGGCTGCTTCCCGGATTCCTTCAAGATCACCTTGCTTCCTGCTCTGTTGAGGGTCACTTTCATCTGCTGAAAATCCAATTCTACAGGGTTATGATTGCTGAGCCAATCACAACCAAGCACCAGGTCATAGCTCCCCAGTTTCAGCAACCTGACAGGGTGAGAGAATTTGTGCCCTTGCACTTCCCAGCAGAATTTTGGACAGATAACCTTGCTGGTGAGCCTGCGGCCATCAGCAACTTCAACTGTCATTGGAGTGATGCCTTCAACTTCACAGCCCAGGGTCCCTACAACCTTCTCATCGATGAAGCAATGAGTGCTTCCGCTATCTATGAGGATCAGAATCTCCCTATCCCCAACCAATCCATTGAACCTCAGTGTTTTACTATTGGTGTGTTCTTTCATGGCATGTAGGGATACTGCCATGTCCTCTTCAGCCCTTTCCTCTTCAACTGTTGAGTCCCCTTGAGCAATCTCATCAAAGTCCTTTGCCTCAGCATCACTTAAGAGCATATAAACCTGTCTATATTTGCATCTATGCCCTGGTGCATAGGGCTCATCACACCTGTAACAcaggtttttttctttcttagccTTGACTTCAGCTTCTGTCAAGAACCTCCCAGGTTGAAAGTTTGGTTTCTGAGGGAGGTTTCTATTGAGGGGTTTAAAAGGAAATTTACTCTGGAGGGTTCTGCTAGGTTGATGTGCTCTTTTCAAGATTGCATTCACAGTGTGCTCCAGCTTCCTTGCGAGTATAACAGCTTGGTTAAGAGATGTGGGGTTAAAAATGGATACAAAGGACTTTACTTCTTCCTTTAATCCACTGATAAACTTTAACATAAAGAACTCTTCCCCTAAGTTTCTGTTAAAGATCAGCATTTGATCTTTGAGTTCTTCAAACTTCTCCAGGTATGCATTCACTGTGGTCTCATGGAGGAGTCTGTTGAAGTCTGCCATGACCCTTTCACTGTGTAGGTCTTCAAATCTCCCAAGGACATCAGCAACCAGTTCATCCCAGGAGTTAAATTCTTTCTTCTGAGTGTAACCTTGATACCATACCTCAGCTTTTCCTTGCATATATATGGATGCCAAAGGAACTTTTTGGTCTTCTGGAATGGGGATGAGTTGGAAGTACCTAGTGCATCTCCTTACCCAGCTTCTAGCGTTTTCGCCATCAAAGTAAGGAAACTCCATCTTGTTCAGGGCAATGTAGGCTCCTGTATGTTGCTGATCTTGCCTAGGAACATTACTGCCTTCATGCCTGAAGGAGTTGTGCACAACAGCTCTGGAAGTAGAGCCTCTTTCCACTGAAGCTGTTAAACCTTCCCCTAGGATGGATTTATTCCTGTTGTATTGTTGGAGCTCTTCAACAACACTTTGAAGTTGTTGTTGGAGAGTTACCAAACTGTGTTCTATGTTAAGCACAGAGGCCAGGAGTCCTTCTTGCACCTCCAAAACCTGATCTAAACGGCCAAGGATCTCTTCCTCACTTGCTTGTCTCCTAGCCCTCtcattcaataataatatgttcGTTTTCTTTTGAGCCTCTTGGATCTCTTTCAACCTGGTTCCATCAGCCATGTtgtggtgtttgtgtgtgtgtttcgtTTTGTTTGGGTCCAAAGATCGTATGGCTCGGAGGCCAAACGTAATGTTTGCAGTGAAACTTTGCAGAAAACGGAAACTCAGAAGCAGCAGGGGGATgggaaaagaagaagaaaataggagagaagaaagaaagtgcTAATTCATTTCAACAT includes:
- the LOC110012122 gene encoding uncharacterized protein LOC110012122 codes for the protein MADGTRLKEIQEAQKKTNILLLNERARRQASEEEILGRLDQVLEVQEGLLASVLNIEHSLVTLQQQLQSVVEELQQYNRNKSILGEGLTASVERGSTSRAVVHNSFRHEGSNVPRQDQQHTGAYIALNKMEFPYFDGENARSWVRRCTRYFQLIPIPEDQKVPLASIYMQGKAEVWYQGYTQKKEFNSWDELVADVLGRFEDLHSERVMADFNRLLHETTVNAYLEKFEELKDQMLIFNRNLGEEFFMLKFISGLKEEVKSFVSIFNPTSLNQAVILARKLEHTVNAILKRAHQPSRTLQSKFPFKPLNRNLPQKPNFQPGRFLTEAEVKAKKEKNLCYRCDEPYAPGHRCKYRQVYMLLSDAEAKDFDEIAQGDSTVEEERAEEDMAVSLHAMKEHTNSKTLRFNGLVGDREILILIDSGSTHCFIDEKVVGTLGCEVEGITPMTVEVADGRRLTSKVICPKFCWEVQGHKFSHPVRLLKLGSYDLVLGCDWLSNHNPVELDFQQMKVTLNRAGSKVILKESGKQPPKEHKRNNLKKLTYEERKAKLIEVKCSEFRSWK